In Thiobacter sp. AK1, a genomic segment contains:
- a CDS encoding TorF family putative porin, giving the protein MNTLRSMTHTLAAAGLLTTVVPAFADNAAPLTANVGITSDYVFRGVSQTQGGPAIQGGIDYAHPSGFYVGTWASNVSWVSVRSFKDSNGTVTTGDPFKENNSMEWDFYGGYKASAGDFGYDLGVITYYYPGNKTAGAKSPDTTEVYLGGSWKFLSVKYSHVVSENFIGWYDFTNNRNTRGSHYLELNANYDLGGGWGVLGHVGHQTVKHVGDASYTDWKVGVSKDVGFGVITLAYTDTNAKDWAYDWSTSANGTDFKKVADGRAFVSFTKSF; this is encoded by the coding sequence ATGAATACCCTCCGCTCCATGACCCACACCCTGGCTGCAGCGGGACTGCTCACGACGGTGGTGCCGGCATTCGCCGACAACGCAGCCCCCCTGACCGCCAACGTCGGCATCACCAGCGACTACGTCTTCCGCGGTGTGTCCCAGACCCAAGGGGGACCTGCCATCCAGGGCGGGATCGATTATGCGCACCCGAGCGGTTTCTATGTCGGTACCTGGGCTTCCAATGTGTCCTGGGTCTCGGTGCGTTCCTTCAAGGACAGCAACGGCACCGTGACGACGGGCGATCCCTTCAAGGAAAACAACAGCATGGAATGGGACTTCTACGGTGGCTACAAAGCCTCCGCGGGGGACTTCGGCTATGACCTGGGCGTGATCACCTACTATTACCCGGGCAACAAGACCGCCGGGGCGAAATCGCCGGACACCACGGAGGTCTATCTGGGTGGCAGCTGGAAGTTTCTCAGCGTCAAGTACAGCCACGTGGTTTCCGAGAACTTCATCGGCTGGTACGACTTCACCAACAACCGCAATACCCGCGGCAGCCACTACCTGGAGCTCAACGCCAACTATGACCTGGGCGGCGGCTGGGGCGTGCTGGGCCATGTGGGGCATCAGACCGTCAAGCATGTCGGCGATGCCAGCTACACCGATTGGAAAGTCGGCGTGAGCAAGGACGTTGGCTTTGGCGTGATCACCCTGGCCTACACGGATACCAATGCGAAGGACTGGGCCTACGACTGGTCCACTTCGGCCAACGGCACCGATTTCAAGAAGGTTGCAGATGGCCGTGCCTTCGTGTCTTTCACCAAATCTTTCTGA
- a CDS encoding accessory factor UbiK family protein, which yields MLSAKFLDELSVRIREVFSQSPAADVEKNLRALLTSVFTRLDLVTREEFEAQQAVLARTREKLEALERKVAALETAAPPEPAPPTTTPPEA from the coding sequence ATGCTGAGCGCCAAGTTCTTGGACGAGTTATCGGTCCGGATCCGGGAGGTGTTCTCCCAGTCGCCGGCTGCCGACGTGGAGAAAAACCTGCGCGCGCTGCTGACGAGTGTCTTTACCCGCCTCGACCTGGTGACGCGGGAAGAGTTCGAAGCGCAGCAGGCAGTGCTCGCTCGCACCCGGGAGAAGCTGGAGGCCTTGGAAAGGAAGGTGGCCGCGCTAGAGACCGCTGCCCCGCCAGAGCCGGCGCCGCCCACAACGACCCCGCCCGAGGCCTGA
- a CDS encoding sodium:solute symporter family protein, with protein MLLWFVIGYWVVSVAIGLWAATRVHNTKDFAIAGRHLPFYMVTATVFATWFGSETVLGIPATFLKEGLNGVVADPFGSSMCLILVGLFFAAPLYKMNLLTIGDFYKRRYSRSVEVLTTIAIVISYLGWVGAQITALGLVFNVVSGGEISRLAGMWIGSVTILVYTFFGGMWAVAITDFVQMIIIVIGMLWIGNEVSGMVGGVDAVVLHAHQAGKLAFGPGPDLKEIIAFAAALVTMMFGSIPQQDVFQRVQSSKTVRIAVWGSVLGGVLYFLFAFVPMFLAYSATLIDPAMVNRLMEEDSQLILPTLVLEKAPLFAQIMFFGALLSAIKSCASATLLAPSVTFTENILRPMVPHMTDKKLLKSMRIVTLLFTLLVTLYAMYSKASIFKMVENAYQVTLVVAFVPLAFGVYWKRATNQGALMAIFFGLAVWLSLLIFGPDDPFMPAQFAGLLASLAGMIIGSLMPQFVPHPLPERPEHEFLHHHAAHPLPPGTRPHSHH; from the coding sequence ATGCTGCTCTGGTTCGTCATCGGCTACTGGGTGGTCTCGGTGGCCATCGGCCTGTGGGCTGCCACCCGCGTGCACAACACCAAGGACTTCGCCATCGCCGGGCGGCATTTGCCCTTCTACATGGTCACGGCGACGGTGTTCGCCACCTGGTTCGGCTCCGAAACCGTGCTGGGGATTCCCGCGACCTTCCTCAAGGAAGGCCTCAACGGTGTGGTGGCCGACCCCTTCGGCTCCAGCATGTGCCTGATCCTGGTCGGGCTGTTCTTTGCGGCGCCGCTTTATAAGATGAACCTGCTCACCATCGGCGACTTCTACAAACGGCGCTACAGCCGCAGCGTGGAAGTGCTGACCACCATTGCCATCGTGATCTCCTACCTGGGCTGGGTGGGCGCGCAGATCACCGCCTTGGGATTGGTGTTCAACGTGGTGTCTGGGGGCGAGATCAGTCGGCTGGCGGGCATGTGGATCGGTTCGGTCACCATTCTCGTGTATACCTTCTTCGGCGGCATGTGGGCGGTGGCCATCACCGACTTCGTCCAGATGATCATCATCGTCATCGGCATGCTGTGGATCGGCAATGAGGTGAGCGGCATGGTGGGCGGTGTGGACGCGGTGGTGCTGCACGCCCATCAGGCAGGCAAGCTCGCCTTCGGCCCGGGGCCGGATTTGAAGGAGATCATCGCCTTCGCCGCGGCCTTGGTGACCATGATGTTTGGCTCCATTCCGCAGCAGGATGTGTTCCAGCGGGTGCAGTCGTCCAAGACCGTGCGCATCGCCGTCTGGGGTTCGGTGCTAGGCGGCGTGCTCTACTTCCTGTTCGCTTTCGTCCCCATGTTCCTGGCCTATTCCGCCACGCTCATCGACCCGGCCATGGTGAACCGGCTGATGGAGGAAGACTCGCAACTCATCCTGCCCACGCTGGTGTTGGAGAAAGCCCCGCTGTTCGCCCAGATCATGTTCTTCGGCGCCTTGCTCTCGGCCATCAAAAGCTGCGCCTCGGCCACCCTGCTCGCGCCCTCGGTCACTTTCACCGAAAACATCCTGCGCCCGATGGTGCCCCATATGACGGACAAGAAGCTGCTCAAGTCCATGCGCATCGTCACGCTTCTCTTCACGCTTTTGGTGACGCTTTATGCCATGTATTCGAAGGCGAGCATTTTCAAGATGGTCGAGAACGCCTATCAGGTGACGTTGGTGGTGGCCTTCGTGCCGCTGGCCTTCGGCGTGTACTGGAAGCGCGCCACCAACCAGGGCGCGCTGATGGCGATTTTCTTCGGTCTCGCGGTGTGGCTGTCGCTGCTGATCTTCGGGCCGGACGATCCCTTCATGCCGGCGCAGTTCGCCGGCCTGCTCGCCAGCCTTGCCGGCATGATCATCGGCTCACTCATGCCGCAGTTCGTGCCCCATCCCCTGCCCGAGCGGCCGGAGCACGAATTCCTGCACCATCACGCCGCCCATCCGCTGCCTCCAGGCACTCGGCCACATTCCCATCATTGA
- the glnK gene encoding P-II family nitrogen regulator: protein MKFVTAIIKPFKLDEVREALSAIGVQGVTVTEVKGFGRQKGHTELYRGAEYVVDFLPKVKVEVAIKADMLDPVLEAIMKSANTGKIGDGKIFVFELEQVVRIRTGETGPDAL from the coding sequence ATGAAATTCGTCACGGCCATCATCAAGCCGTTCAAGCTGGACGAGGTGCGTGAGGCGCTGTCCGCCATTGGCGTGCAGGGCGTCACCGTCACCGAGGTCAAGGGCTTCGGACGGCAGAAGGGACACACGGAGCTCTACCGCGGCGCGGAATACGTGGTGGATTTTCTACCCAAGGTCAAGGTCGAGGTCGCCATCAAGGCCGACATGCTCGACCCGGTCCTGGAAGCGATCATGAAGTCGGCCAACACCGGCAAGATCGGCGACGGCAAGATCTTCGTGTTCGAGCTCGAACAAGTGGTGCGCATCCGTACCGGTGAGACCGGTCCGGATGCGCTGTAA
- a CDS encoding STAS domain-containing protein, producing the protein MNLGGIHLTRVGGGAMLAEPSRALDLSDTAFVLEAILAQLHKHRADRLYYDLADVPVIDTVHYAWLESLARACRAINVRMICIHMQPTAAFGLATFLQDPPSFDTALDMEAR; encoded by the coding sequence ATGAACCTGGGCGGCATCCACCTCACGCGCGTGGGCGGCGGCGCCATGCTGGCCGAACCCAGCCGCGCCCTGGATCTGTCGGACACTGCTTTCGTGCTGGAAGCCATTCTCGCCCAACTGCACAAGCACAGGGCAGACCGCCTGTATTACGACCTGGCGGACGTGCCGGTGATCGACACCGTGCACTACGCGTGGCTGGAAAGCCTGGCGCGCGCCTGTCGCGCCATCAACGTGCGCATGATTTGCATCCACATGCAGCCCACCGCCGCCTTCGGTCTGGCTACCTTTCTCCAGGACCCACCCAGCTTCGACACCGCCCTGGACATGGAAGCGCGGTAA
- a CDS encoding YifB family Mg chelatase-like AAA ATPase, translating to MSLAVLFSRALSGVEAPLVTVEAHLANGLPAFTIVGLPEAEVKEARDRVRAAIQTARFDFPARRITVNLAPADLPKEGGAFDLPIALAILAASGQIPAEQLSRFEFAGELALTGALRPVRGALAMTWRAGHSGRAFVLPAENAAEAALAGDVEVYPARTLLEVCNHFAGGERLSRYRGQPTLASPLLADFAEVKGQAQAKRALEVAAAGAHSVLMSGPPGTGKSMLAARLPSILPAMSEAEALESAAIQSLGSGGFRLENWRVRPFRAPHHTASAVALVGGGSNPRPGEISLAHHGVLFLDELPEFDRRVLEVLREPLEAGRIHISRAANQAEFPARFQLIAAMNPCPCGYLGHPSGRCRCTPDQVARYRAKISGPLLDRIDIQIEVPALPETELMSAPAGQPSAVIRARVEAARARMTARQGKPNAQLTPAEIDQHCRPDAAGERLLRQAIARLSLSARAYHRILKLARTIADLEDRPTILDSHIAEAIQYRRGMDA from the coding sequence ATGAGCCTGGCCGTACTCTTCAGCCGCGCCCTTTCCGGTGTGGAGGCGCCGCTGGTAACGGTGGAGGCGCATTTGGCCAATGGGCTACCGGCCTTCACCATCGTCGGTCTGCCGGAGGCAGAGGTGAAGGAAGCGCGAGACCGTGTGCGCGCCGCGATCCAGACCGCGCGCTTCGATTTCCCCGCCCGGCGCATCACGGTGAATCTGGCACCGGCCGACCTGCCCAAGGAGGGCGGTGCCTTCGATCTGCCCATTGCGCTCGCCATCCTCGCCGCTTCGGGTCAGATTCCCGCCGAACAGTTGTCGCGTTTCGAGTTCGCCGGCGAGCTCGCCCTCACCGGCGCGCTACGACCAGTGCGTGGCGCACTGGCCATGACTTGGCGTGCAGGGCACAGCGGACGAGCCTTCGTGTTACCGGCGGAGAATGCGGCGGAAGCCGCGCTAGCGGGGGACGTGGAGGTCTATCCTGCGCGCACTCTGCTCGAAGTCTGCAACCACTTCGCGGGCGGCGAGCGGCTTTCCCGCTACCGCGGCCAACCGACGCTCGCCTCCCCTCTGCTTGCGGATTTCGCCGAGGTAAAGGGGCAGGCCCAGGCAAAGCGCGCCTTGGAAGTGGCAGCGGCAGGGGCCCACAGCGTGCTGATGAGCGGTCCGCCCGGCACCGGCAAGTCCATGCTGGCGGCGCGCCTACCCAGCATCCTGCCGGCCATGAGCGAGGCGGAGGCATTGGAATCCGCCGCCATCCAGTCATTGGGCAGCGGCGGCTTCCGGCTGGAAAACTGGCGCGTGCGACCGTTTCGTGCTCCCCATCACACGGCCTCCGCGGTGGCGCTGGTGGGCGGCGGCAGCAACCCCCGCCCCGGCGAGATTTCGCTGGCCCATCATGGCGTGCTGTTTCTGGACGAGTTGCCGGAATTCGACCGGCGTGTCCTGGAGGTGTTGCGTGAGCCCCTGGAGGCGGGCCGCATCCACATTTCGCGCGCGGCCAACCAGGCGGAATTTCCCGCGCGTTTCCAGCTCATCGCAGCGATGAACCCCTGCCCCTGCGGCTACCTGGGCCACCCCTCTGGACGCTGCCGTTGTACCCCGGACCAGGTCGCCCGCTACCGGGCGAAGATATCGGGCCCGCTGCTGGACCGCATCGACATCCAGATCGAGGTGCCGGCCCTGCCGGAGACCGAGCTGATGAGCGCGCCCGCCGGCCAGCCCTCGGCGGTTATTCGGGCCCGGGTGGAAGCAGCCCGCGCCCGCATGACGGCGCGCCAGGGCAAACCCAACGCCCAACTCACGCCCGCCGAAATCGACCAGCACTGCCGGCCCGATGCCGCAGGCGAGCGCCTCCTCAGGCAGGCCATCGCACGCCTGTCCCTGTCCGCGCGCGCCTATCACCGCATCCTCAAGCTCGCTCGCACCATCGCCGATCTGGAAGATCGCCCCACGATCCTAGATTCCCACATCGCCGAGGCCATTCAGTATCGGCGTGGCATGGATGCCTGA